The Desulfatiglans sp. DNA window TTCAGAATTTGGGCGACAAATATTCTCAAAGAATACATCATCAAGGGCTTTGCCATGGATGATGAGAGGCTGAAAAATTTAGGAGGAGGCGGCTATTGGAAAGAATTACTGCAACGAATTCGCGACATTCGTTCATCCGAGAAGGTTTTTTACCGCCAGGTACTGGATATTTATGCAACCAGCATTGATTATGACCCCATGTCAGATGTTTCCATTGAATTTTTCAAAAAAGTGCAAAACAAAATTCATTATGCAGTCCATGGACAAACAGCCGCTGAGGTAATATTTGATCGTGCTGATGCCGAAAAAGAATTTATGGGGCTTATGTCGTTTCCGGGTAGTCGTCCTTTTCTGAAAGATGTTGTTATCGCAAAAAATTATCTAAATGAAAAAGAACTTCGCTCGCTTGGTCAAATCGTATCGGGATATCTTGATTTTGCTGAACGACAGGCAGAACGAAAACAGGCAATGACCATGAAAGACTGGGCTCTCCATCTGGATAAAATTTTGACCATGAGCGGTGAAAAATTATTACAGGGAGCTGGTTCTGTAAGTCATGAAACAGCGATTGAAAAGGCTACAGCAGAATACAAAAAGTATCAGCAAAAAACCTTGAGCGAGGTGGAAAAAAAATATCTTGAAAGTCTGAATGTAATAGAAAATATAAGCAAAAAGCAAATTACACCTAAAGAAAAGGATGAATAAAATAAGGGATATACCTCAAAATATCAATTTAGCTGGATAAAAGATAACAGGTTAAAAGGTCTTTCAGAAACAGAATCACAGAACCCTTTATTTTGAGTTTGACCTTATATTTGTGAACAGCGGCAACAAACTGGATTCTCCGGTCAAAGCCGGAGAATGACGGGTTGTGTATGGGAAACCTGAAGGTTGGTGAAGAGAAGTGGAAGGTGCGGCATTTTAAACCCGTCGAACTAGACGGGTTTGGAATAAAAACAAAGCGGGGGTTGTTCATCAAAATATCAATTGGGCTGTATGAATAAATAGCAGGTATTTAACTTTTAACACCCAAGATAGAGGTGCGGACCATATAAGTA harbors:
- a CDS encoding virulence RhuM family protein, producing MKEKDNQCEIILYKTDDGRIKVDTIFQNETIWITQAQMSELFDVNVPAISKHLKNIFESCELDEKVVVSILENTTQHGAIEGKTQKKAVKYYNLDAIIAVGYRVNSKRATQFRIWATNILKEYIIKGFAMDDERLKNLGGGGYWKELLQRIRDIRSSEKVFYRQVLDIYATSIDYDPMSDVSIEFFKKVQNKIHYAVHGQTAAEVIFDRADAEKEFMGLMSFPGSRPFLKDVVIAKNYLNEKELRSLGQIVSGYLDFAERQAERKQAMTMKDWALHLDKILTMSGEKLLQGAGSVSHETAIEKATAEYKKYQQKTLSEVEKKYLESLNVIENISKKQITPKEKDE